The proteins below are encoded in one region of Tamandua tetradactyla isolate mTamTet1 chromosome 9, mTamTet1.pri, whole genome shotgun sequence:
- the LOC143645692 gene encoding uncharacterized protein LOC143645692 — protein sequence MAPPPPPRAGPGEASLPRALKDCLAAALTREAPRAAATAAGEQTRRAPRATGRPASSRPRTPATCRCGIRPALKPPLPAPAPPTGSAPRSPLGRESRREAVTSPVRAASPGRGSAGLLGPGAREKPAGRKLTSGLLGSPYDTMSLSPRNSDLLRLGCYCGTWAACERIVMGSLPSWVKQVTPAISGHLSLRSWHWTALCPFSLGKGKKNQEAGKGDRTKAGAMGEGHLVPHL from the exons ATGgcgcccccgccgccgccccgCGCCGGGCCCGGGGAGGCCTCGCTGCCGCGGGCGCTGAAGGACTGCCTGGCCGCCGCGCTCACGCGAGAGGCGCCGcgcgccgccgccaccgccgcggGGGAACAAACGCGCCGCGCGCCGCGGGCCACAGGCCGTCCCGCATCCTCCCGGCCGCGGACACCGGCTACCTGTCGCTGCGGGATTCGCCCGGCGCTCAAGCCGCCGCTtccggccccggccccgcccaCCGGAAGTGCCCCGCGCAGCCCCTTGGGAAGAGAGTCGCGGCGCGAGGCAGTGACGTCGCCTGTCCGCGCCGCGAGCCCCGGGCGGGGGTCGGCGGGGCTTCTGGGGCCCGGGGCGCGGGAGAAGCCAGCGGGCCGCAAGCTGACCTCTGGGCTTCTGG GTTCCCCGTATGATACCATGTCTCTATCTCCACGCAACTCTGACCTCCTGAGGCTGGGCTGCTACTGCGGCACGTGGGCAGCATGTGAAAGAATAGTCATGGG GTCACTGCCATCCTGGGTAAAGCAGGTCACACCAGCCATTTCAGGACATCTCTCCCTTCGCTCTTGGCATTGGACAG CTCTCTGCCCATTCAGCcttgggaaaggaaagaagaaccaGGAAGCGGGGAAAGGAGACAGGACAAAGGCAGGAGCCATGGGGGAGGGCCATCTGGTGCCACACCTGTAG